A stretch of the Pan troglodytes isolate AG18354 chromosome 20, NHGRI_mPanTro3-v2.0_pri, whole genome shotgun sequence genome encodes the following:
- the MYO1F gene encoding unconventional myosin-If isoform X1 codes for MGSKERFHWQSHNVKQSGVDDMVLLPQITEDAIAANLRKRFMDDYIFTYIGSVLISVNPFKQMPYFTDREIDLYQGAAQYENPPHIYALTDNMYRNMLIDCENQCVIISGESGAGKTVAAKYIMGYISKVSGGGEKVQHVKDIILQSNPLLEAFGNAKTVRNNNSSRFGKYFEIQFSRGGEPDGGKISNFLLEKSRVVMQNENERNFHIYYQLLEGASQEQRQNLGLMTPDYYYYLNQSDTYQVDGTDDRSDFGETLSAMQVIGIPPSIQQLVLQLVAGILHLGNISFCEDGNYARVESVDLLAFPAYLLGIDSGRLQEKLTSRKMDSRWGGRSESINVTLNVEQAAYTRDALAKGLYARLFDFLVEAINRAMQKPQEEYSIGVLDIYGFEIFQKNGFEQFCINFVNEKLQQIFIELTLKAEQEEYVQEGIRWTPIQYFNNKVVCDLIENKLSPPGIMSVLDDVCATMHATGGGADQTLLQKLQAAVGTHEHFNSWSAGFVIHHYAGKVSYDISGFCERNRDVLFSDLIELMQTSEQAFLRMLFPEKLDGDKKGRPSTAGSKIKKQANDLVATLMRCTPHYIRCIKPNETKRPRDWEENRVKHQVEYLGLKENIRVRRAGFAYRRQFAKFLQRYAILTPETWPRWRGDERQGVQHLLRAVNMEPDQYQMGSTKVFVKNPESLFLLEEVRERKFDGFARTIQKAWRRHVAVRKYEEMREEASNILLNKKERRRNSINRNFVGDYLGLEERPELRQFLGKRERVDFADSVTKYDRRFKPIKRDLILTPKCVYVIGREKVKKGPEKGQVCEVLKKKVDIQALRGVSLSTRQDDFFILQEDAADSFLESVFKTEFVSLLCKRFEEATRRPLPLTFSDTLQFRVKKEGWGGGGTRSVTFSRGFGDLAVLKVGGRTLTVSVGDGLPKSSKPTRKGMAKGKPRRSSQAPTRAAPAPPRGMDRNGVPPSARGGPLPLEIMSGGGTHRPPRGPPSTSLGASRRPRARPPSEHNTEFLNVPDQGMAGMQRKRSVGQRPVPGVGRPKPQPRTHGPRCRALYQYVGQDVDELSFNVNEVIEILMEDPSGWWKGRLHGQEGLFPGNYVEKI; via the exons GGCAGCAAGGAGCGCTTCCACTGGCAGAGCCACAACGTGAAGCAGAGCGGCGTGGATGACATGGTGCTTCTTCCCCAGATCACCGAAGACGCCATCGCCGCCAACCTCCGGAAGCGCTTCATGGATGACTACATCTTC ACCTACATCGGCTCCGTGCTCATCTCTGTAAACCCCTTCAAGCAGATGCCCTACTTCACCGACCGTGAGATCGACCTCTATCAGGGCGCg GCCCAGTATGAGAATCCCCCGCACATCTACGCCCTCACGGACAACATGTACCGGAACATGCTTATCGACTGTGAGAACCAGTGTGTCATCATTAG TGGAGAGAGTGGAGCTGGGAAGACAGTGGCAGCCAAATATATCATGGGCTACATCTCCAAGGTGTCTGGCGGAGGCGAGAAGGTCCAG CACGTCAAAGATATCATCCTGCAGTCCAACCCGCTGCTCGAGGCCTTCGGCAACGCCAAGACTGTGCGCAACAACAATTCCAGCCGCTTT GGCAAGTACTTTGAGATCCAGTTCAGCCGAGGTGGGGAGCCAGATGGGGGCAAGATCTCCAACTTCTTGCTGGAGAAGTCCCGCGTGgtcatgcaaaatgaaaatgagaggAACTTCCACATCTACTACCAG CTGCTGGAAGGGGCCTCCCAGGAGCAAAGGCAGAACCTGGGCCTCATGACACCAGACTACTATTACTACCTCAACCAATCGGACACCTACCAGGTGGACGGCACGGACGACAGAAGCGACTTTGGTGAGACTCTG AGTGCTATGCAGGTCATTGGGATCCCGCCCAGCATCCAGCAGCTGGTCCTGCAGCTCGTGGCGGGGATCTTGCACCTGGGGAACATCAGTTTCTGTGAAGACGGGAATTACGCCCGAGTGGAGAGTGTGGACC TCCTGGCCTTTCCCGCCTACCTGCTGGGCATTGACAGCGGGCGACTGCAGGAGAAGCTGACCAGCCGCAAGATGGACAGCCGCTGGGGCGGGCGCAGCGAGTCCATCAATGTGACCCTCAACGTGGAGCAGGCAGCCTACACCCGTGATGCCCTGGCCAAGGGGCTCTATGCCCGCCTCTTCGACTTCCTCGTGGAG GCCATCAACCGTGCTATGCAGAAACCCCAGGAAGAGTACAGCATCGGTGTGCTGGACATTTACGGCTTCGAGATCTTCCAG AAAAATGGCTTCGAGCAGTTTTGCATCAACTTCGTCAATGAGAAGCTGCAGCAAATCTTTATCGAACTTACCCTGAAGGCCGAGCAG GAGGAGTATGTGCAGGAAGGCATCCGCTGGACTCCAATCCAGTACTTCAACAACAAGGTTGTCTGTGACCTCATCGAAAACAAGCTG AGCCCCCCAGGCATCATGAGCGTCTTGGACGAcgtgtgcgccaccatgcacgCCACGGGCGGGGGAGCAGACCAGACACTGCTGCAGAAGCTGCAGGCGGCCGTGGGGACCCACGAGCATTTCAACAGCTGGAGCGCCGGCTTCGTCATTCACCACTACGCTGGCAAG GTCTCCTACGACATCAGCGGCTTCTGCGAAAGGAACCGAGACGTTCTCTTCTCCGACCTCATAGAGCTGATGCAGACCAGTGAGCA GGCCTTCCTCCGGATGCTCTTCCCCGAGAAGCTGGATGGAGACAAGAAGGGGCGCCCCAGCACCGCCGGCTCCAAGATCAAG AAACAAGCCAACGACCTGGTGGCCACACTGATGAGGTGCACACCCCACTACATCCGCTGCATCAAACCCAACGAGACCAAGAGGCCCCGAGACTGGGAGGAGAACAG AGTCAAGCACCAGGTGGAATACCTGGGCCTGAAGGAGAACATCAGGGTGCGCAGAGCCGGCTTCGCCTACCGCCGCCAGTTCGCCAAGTTCCTGCAGAG GTATGCCATTCTGACCCCCGAGACGTGGCCGCGGTGGCGTGGGGACGAACGCCAGGGCGTCCAGCACCTGCTTCGGGCGGTTAACATGGAGCCCGACCAGTACCAGATGGGGAGCACCAAGGTCTTTGTCAAGAACCCAGAGTCG CTTTTCCTCCTGGAGGAGGTGCGAGAGCGAAAGTTCGATGGCTTTGCCCGAACCATCCAGAAGGCCTGGCGGCGCCACGTGGCTGTCCGGAAGTACGAGGAGATGCGGGAGGAAG CTTCCAACATCCTGCTGAACAAGAAGGAGCGGAGGCGCAACAGCATCAATCGGAACTTCGTCGGGGACTACCTGGGGCTGGAGGAGCGGCCCGAGCTGCGTCAGTTCCTGGGCAAGAGGGAGCGGGTGGACTTCGCCGATTCGGTCACCAAGTACGACCGCCGCTTCAAG CCCATCAAGCGGGACTTGATCCTGACGCccaagtgtgtgtatgtgattgGGCGAGAGAAAGTGAAGAAGGGACCTGAGAAGGGCCAGGTGTGTGAAGTCTTGAAGAAGAAAGTGGACATCCAGGCTCTGCGGGGAGTCTCCCTCAG CACGCGACAGGACGACTTCTTCATCCTCCAAGAGGATGCCGCCGACAGCTTCCTGGAGAGCGTCTTCAAGACCGAGTTTGTCAGCCTTCTGTGCAAGCGCTTCGAGGAGGCGACGCGGAGGCCCCTGCCCCTCACCTTCAGCGACAC ACTACAGTTTCGGGTGAAGAAGGAGGGCTGGGGCGGTGGCGGCACCCGCAGCGTCACCTTCTCCCGCGGCTTCGGCGACTTGGCAGTGCTCAAGGTTGGCGGTCGGACCCTCACGGTCAGCGTGGGCGATGGGCTGCCCAAGAGCTCCA AGCCTACGCGGAAGGGAATGGCCAAGGGAAAACCTCGGAGGTCGTCCCAGGCCCCTACCCGGGCGGCCCCTGCGCCCCCCAGAG GCATGGATCGCAATGGGGTGCCCCCCTCTGCCAGAGGGGGCCCCCTGCCCCTGGAGATCATGTCTGGAGGGGGCACCCACAGGCCTCCCCGGGGCCCTCCGTCCACATCCCTGGGAGCCAGCAGACGACCCCGGGCACGTCCGCCCTCAGAGCACAACACAGAATTCCTCAACGTGCCTGACCAGGGCATGGCCGG CATGCAGAGGAAGCGCAGCGTGGGGCAACGGCCAGTGCCTGGTGTGGGCCGACCCAAGCCCCAGCCTCGGACACATGGTCCCAGGTGCCGGGCCCTATACCAGTACGTGGGCCAAGATGTGGACGAGCTGAGCTTCAACGTGAACGAGGTCATCGAGATCCTCATGGAAG ATCCCTCGGGCTGGTGGAAGGGCCGGCTTCACGGCCAGGAGGGCCTTTTCCCAGGAAACTACGTGGAGAAGATCTGA
- the MYO1F gene encoding unconventional myosin-If isoform X2 → MGSKERFHWQSHNVKQSGVDDMVLLPQITEDAIAANLRKRFMDDYIFTYIGSVLISVNPFKQMPYFTDREIDLYQGAAQYENPPHIYALTDNMYRNMLIDCENQCVIISGESGAGKTVAAKYIMGYISKVSGGGEKVQHVKDIILQSNPLLEAFGNAKTVRNNNSSRFGKYFEIQFSRGGEPDGGKISNFLLEKSRVVMQNENERNFHIYYQLLEGASQEQRQNLGLMTPDYYYYLNQSDTYQVDGTDDRSDFGETLSAMQVIGIPPSIQQLVLQLVAGILHLGNISFCEDGNYARVESVDLLAFPAYLLGIDSGRLQEKLTSRKMDSRWGGRSESINVTLNVEQAAYTRDALAKGLYARLFDFLVEAINRAMQKPQEEYSIGVLDIYGFEIFQKNGFEQFCINFVNEKLQQIFIELTLKAEQSPPGIMSVLDDVCATMHATGGGADQTLLQKLQAAVGTHEHFNSWSAGFVIHHYAGKVSYDISGFCERNRDVLFSDLIELMQTSEQAFLRMLFPEKLDGDKKGRPSTAGSKIKKQANDLVATLMRCTPHYIRCIKPNETKRPRDWEENRVKHQVEYLGLKENIRVRRAGFAYRRQFAKFLQRYAILTPETWPRWRGDERQGVQHLLRAVNMEPDQYQMGSTKVFVKNPESLFLLEEVRERKFDGFARTIQKAWRRHVAVRKYEEMREEASNILLNKKERRRNSINRNFVGDYLGLEERPELRQFLGKRERVDFADSVTKYDRRFKPIKRDLILTPKCVYVIGREKVKKGPEKGQVCEVLKKKVDIQALRGVSLSTRQDDFFILQEDAADSFLESVFKTEFVSLLCKRFEEATRRPLPLTFSDTLQFRVKKEGWGGGGTRSVTFSRGFGDLAVLKVGGRTLTVSVGDGLPKSSKPTRKGMAKGKPRRSSQAPTRAAPAPPRGMDRNGVPPSARGGPLPLEIMSGGGTHRPPRGPPSTSLGASRRPRARPPSEHNTEFLNVPDQGMAGMQRKRSVGQRPVPGVGRPKPQPRTHGPRCRALYQYVGQDVDELSFNVNEVIEILMEDPSGWWKGRLHGQEGLFPGNYVEKI, encoded by the exons GGCAGCAAGGAGCGCTTCCACTGGCAGAGCCACAACGTGAAGCAGAGCGGCGTGGATGACATGGTGCTTCTTCCCCAGATCACCGAAGACGCCATCGCCGCCAACCTCCGGAAGCGCTTCATGGATGACTACATCTTC ACCTACATCGGCTCCGTGCTCATCTCTGTAAACCCCTTCAAGCAGATGCCCTACTTCACCGACCGTGAGATCGACCTCTATCAGGGCGCg GCCCAGTATGAGAATCCCCCGCACATCTACGCCCTCACGGACAACATGTACCGGAACATGCTTATCGACTGTGAGAACCAGTGTGTCATCATTAG TGGAGAGAGTGGAGCTGGGAAGACAGTGGCAGCCAAATATATCATGGGCTACATCTCCAAGGTGTCTGGCGGAGGCGAGAAGGTCCAG CACGTCAAAGATATCATCCTGCAGTCCAACCCGCTGCTCGAGGCCTTCGGCAACGCCAAGACTGTGCGCAACAACAATTCCAGCCGCTTT GGCAAGTACTTTGAGATCCAGTTCAGCCGAGGTGGGGAGCCAGATGGGGGCAAGATCTCCAACTTCTTGCTGGAGAAGTCCCGCGTGgtcatgcaaaatgaaaatgagaggAACTTCCACATCTACTACCAG CTGCTGGAAGGGGCCTCCCAGGAGCAAAGGCAGAACCTGGGCCTCATGACACCAGACTACTATTACTACCTCAACCAATCGGACACCTACCAGGTGGACGGCACGGACGACAGAAGCGACTTTGGTGAGACTCTG AGTGCTATGCAGGTCATTGGGATCCCGCCCAGCATCCAGCAGCTGGTCCTGCAGCTCGTGGCGGGGATCTTGCACCTGGGGAACATCAGTTTCTGTGAAGACGGGAATTACGCCCGAGTGGAGAGTGTGGACC TCCTGGCCTTTCCCGCCTACCTGCTGGGCATTGACAGCGGGCGACTGCAGGAGAAGCTGACCAGCCGCAAGATGGACAGCCGCTGGGGCGGGCGCAGCGAGTCCATCAATGTGACCCTCAACGTGGAGCAGGCAGCCTACACCCGTGATGCCCTGGCCAAGGGGCTCTATGCCCGCCTCTTCGACTTCCTCGTGGAG GCCATCAACCGTGCTATGCAGAAACCCCAGGAAGAGTACAGCATCGGTGTGCTGGACATTTACGGCTTCGAGATCTTCCAG AAAAATGGCTTCGAGCAGTTTTGCATCAACTTCGTCAATGAGAAGCTGCAGCAAATCTTTATCGAACTTACCCTGAAGGCCGAGCAG AGCCCCCCAGGCATCATGAGCGTCTTGGACGAcgtgtgcgccaccatgcacgCCACGGGCGGGGGAGCAGACCAGACACTGCTGCAGAAGCTGCAGGCGGCCGTGGGGACCCACGAGCATTTCAACAGCTGGAGCGCCGGCTTCGTCATTCACCACTACGCTGGCAAG GTCTCCTACGACATCAGCGGCTTCTGCGAAAGGAACCGAGACGTTCTCTTCTCCGACCTCATAGAGCTGATGCAGACCAGTGAGCA GGCCTTCCTCCGGATGCTCTTCCCCGAGAAGCTGGATGGAGACAAGAAGGGGCGCCCCAGCACCGCCGGCTCCAAGATCAAG AAACAAGCCAACGACCTGGTGGCCACACTGATGAGGTGCACACCCCACTACATCCGCTGCATCAAACCCAACGAGACCAAGAGGCCCCGAGACTGGGAGGAGAACAG AGTCAAGCACCAGGTGGAATACCTGGGCCTGAAGGAGAACATCAGGGTGCGCAGAGCCGGCTTCGCCTACCGCCGCCAGTTCGCCAAGTTCCTGCAGAG GTATGCCATTCTGACCCCCGAGACGTGGCCGCGGTGGCGTGGGGACGAACGCCAGGGCGTCCAGCACCTGCTTCGGGCGGTTAACATGGAGCCCGACCAGTACCAGATGGGGAGCACCAAGGTCTTTGTCAAGAACCCAGAGTCG CTTTTCCTCCTGGAGGAGGTGCGAGAGCGAAAGTTCGATGGCTTTGCCCGAACCATCCAGAAGGCCTGGCGGCGCCACGTGGCTGTCCGGAAGTACGAGGAGATGCGGGAGGAAG CTTCCAACATCCTGCTGAACAAGAAGGAGCGGAGGCGCAACAGCATCAATCGGAACTTCGTCGGGGACTACCTGGGGCTGGAGGAGCGGCCCGAGCTGCGTCAGTTCCTGGGCAAGAGGGAGCGGGTGGACTTCGCCGATTCGGTCACCAAGTACGACCGCCGCTTCAAG CCCATCAAGCGGGACTTGATCCTGACGCccaagtgtgtgtatgtgattgGGCGAGAGAAAGTGAAGAAGGGACCTGAGAAGGGCCAGGTGTGTGAAGTCTTGAAGAAGAAAGTGGACATCCAGGCTCTGCGGGGAGTCTCCCTCAG CACGCGACAGGACGACTTCTTCATCCTCCAAGAGGATGCCGCCGACAGCTTCCTGGAGAGCGTCTTCAAGACCGAGTTTGTCAGCCTTCTGTGCAAGCGCTTCGAGGAGGCGACGCGGAGGCCCCTGCCCCTCACCTTCAGCGACAC ACTACAGTTTCGGGTGAAGAAGGAGGGCTGGGGCGGTGGCGGCACCCGCAGCGTCACCTTCTCCCGCGGCTTCGGCGACTTGGCAGTGCTCAAGGTTGGCGGTCGGACCCTCACGGTCAGCGTGGGCGATGGGCTGCCCAAGAGCTCCA AGCCTACGCGGAAGGGAATGGCCAAGGGAAAACCTCGGAGGTCGTCCCAGGCCCCTACCCGGGCGGCCCCTGCGCCCCCCAGAG GCATGGATCGCAATGGGGTGCCCCCCTCTGCCAGAGGGGGCCCCCTGCCCCTGGAGATCATGTCTGGAGGGGGCACCCACAGGCCTCCCCGGGGCCCTCCGTCCACATCCCTGGGAGCCAGCAGACGACCCCGGGCACGTCCGCCCTCAGAGCACAACACAGAATTCCTCAACGTGCCTGACCAGGGCATGGCCGG CATGCAGAGGAAGCGCAGCGTGGGGCAACGGCCAGTGCCTGGTGTGGGCCGACCCAAGCCCCAGCCTCGGACACATGGTCCCAGGTGCCGGGCCCTATACCAGTACGTGGGCCAAGATGTGGACGAGCTGAGCTTCAACGTGAACGAGGTCATCGAGATCCTCATGGAAG ATCCCTCGGGCTGGTGGAAGGGCCGGCTTCACGGCCAGGAGGGCCTTTTCCCAGGAAACTACGTGGAGAAGATCTGA